In one Lycium barbarum isolate Lr01 chromosome 7, ASM1917538v2, whole genome shotgun sequence genomic region, the following are encoded:
- the LOC132601293 gene encoding uncharacterized protein LOC132601293 translates to MNTLDENPGSATGFETGDGGEVEEVKHTRAAELVVDGGGSGGAGYGKKCGGCGGGDDSDGGNGDGPEYWDSSNNGSDTIDLYYTKMIQANPGNSQLLGNYARFLKEVRGNFVKAEEYCGRAVLANPSDGNVLSLYADLIWRSHKDAPRAQNYFEKAVKDAPDDW, encoded by the exons ATGAACACTCTTGacgaaaatcctggctccgccactgggttTGAAACGGGTGACGGGGGTGAAGTTGAGGAAGTGAAACACACGAGGGCGGCGGAGCTGGTGGTTGACGGTGGTGGAAGTGGAGGAGCCGGTTATGGAAAGAAATGTGGTGGTTGTGGAGGTGGTGATGATTCTGATGGTGGAAATGGTGATGGTCCTGAGTATTGGGATTCATCAAATAATGGGAGTGATACTATTGATTTGTATTACACAAAGATGATTCAAGCTAATCCTGGGAATTCACAgcttcttggaaattatgcaagaTTCTTGAAAGAG GTCCGTGGAAACTTTGTGAAAGCAGAAGAATATTGTGGGAGAGCAGTTTTGGCAAATCCAAGTGATGGAAATGTACTCTCATTATATGCTGATTTAATTTGGAGATCCCATAAAGACGCCCCTCGTGCTCAAAACTACTTTGAGAAAGCTGTTAAAGATGCACCAGACGATTGGTAA